CTCTGCACTATGGACAGGAAAGCCTTGTCCATATGCAGCATCAGGGAATTACTCTAGTCCTGGTTCAGGCCAAAACTCAGATGTTGGGGATCTGCCAGGACAGGTAATTTTGCCTCTTAACAGGTACAGCCCTGAGTGTTCTCCTATACCTAGTCCGAGAATGACAAGCCCTGGTCCCCGTTCCAGAATACAGGGTGGTGCTGTCACACCTCTTCATCCACGAGCTGGCACCTTCCCTTTGGAAATAACTACAAGACATCCTGATGATGTTACTAAAAAAACTCATCCTTTACCGCTTCCTCCGATAACAGTCACCAGTTATTGTCTTTCTCCAAACTATTCTTCATCTACAACTCCATCAGCTCCTCGCAGTCCTGCCAGAGCAGAGATCCAAACAAGCCAAGTTTCACGCTGGAAAAAGGGGAAGTTGCTCGGAAGGGGGACATTTGGACATGTTTATCTTGGTTTTGACAGGTCCGTATCATGTGGGTGTTTTGCGTGTGCCTATGCCATGTACACATTTGGACATTCTTATCTCGATTTTGGAATACTCAAACATTCAGATTGCATTTGATATACATATATCAGCATTTTAACTCATCTTTGTCTGTTAGTTTGACACAATCAtgatttttcttgcattttatcTTTTGAACCTTTAAAGCTTGATCTGATTTATACCAAGTTCTCTGATCTGTAGTGAAAGTGGTGAGATGTGTGCGATGAAGGAGGTAACGCTTTTTGCAGATGATGCTAAATCAAGGGAATGCGCACAGCAACTTCAACAAGTAAGCTTGCTCACCACATGAAaagtttacaaaaaataaaacatttacttttccttttgaaTGAAAAGGAACAAAGGACTATACATTTTCAGGACAACAAGTATTCTCATGTACCTGATACATTTTCAGGAAATTATGCTTCTAAGTCAGTTGCAGCATCCAAATATAGTTCGATATTATGGTTCTGAAACGGTATGTTTACTGAATTAGTTACTTAATTCATTCAGTAACTGATTTCATTTTGAATTCTCAGTTACAATCAAGGCATTAAAACAGATTTCTCTAAACAAATCAGCCACATCAATTGCTTCTATGCTTTGAGCAACATTTTATTATATCTCTTTACAATTGCAAGTTCAATATATCTTATGGGTTCTTAAATTTGTTTTCTCAATTTATTTTAGTAACATGGAATTTGGTTGCATAATATTCTTTCATGCTGTTGGCTATCAATACTTAGAATTGTGTTAACTGTACTGTGATTTTTTATGCCTAACAGGTAGAGGACAAACTTTACATATACTTGGAGTATGTCTCCGCCGGGTCTATTTACAAACTGCTTCGAGAGTATGGCCAGTTAGGTGAAAATGCCATTCGTAATTATACTCGGCAAATTCTATTAGGACTTGCGTATCTGCATGCTAAGAACACTGTCCACAGGTGAGTTTGGTAGATCATCATATGAAATTCTTATAATTACATCCGTGTTTCAAGTAACATCTCTAATTACATTTTTGCTTGTGAAACAAAAATTTCTTGGTCTAATTACTATATTCTCTTCAGGGACATTAAGGGAGCCAATATACTAGTGGACCCTAATGGACAGATAAAATTGGCAGATTTTGGGATGGCAAAGCATGTAAGAGaatttatatatgttttctTATGTATGATGTTCATGTTAATGAAGGAACTGCCTTGGTTAGATAATTTAAATGGAGTTGAATATTTCCTATCTGAAATTATTTACAGATAACTGGGGAGTCTTGTCCATTTTCATTCAAAGGAAGTCCTCACTGGATGGCACCTGAGGTCAGCATGATTTCCCTCCTCCATAAGTACCGTTTGACACTTGTTTTTCACATGGTTCTGTTTGTGACAATGCCTCAATTACTTAGGTTGTACATAATTCAAATGATTGTAATCTTGCTGTTGATATATGGAGTCTTGGCTGCACTGTTCTGGAGATGGCTACGACAAAACCACCTTGGAGCCAGTTTGAGGGGGTAAGCAGAGTTTGATATATGGATCTATATATTGGATTATATAATTTAACTTCgtttcataattattttttttcttttgtaccctACACCCTTGAAGGTGGCTGCTATATTTAAGATTTTACAGATGAAGAAACTGCCTGAAGCACCAGAACATCTATCAGAAGATGGGAAAGACTTTGTGAGGCTTTGTCTGCAAAAAAATCCCCAGGACCGCCCATCGGCTGCGCAACTTCTAGAGCATTCATTTGTCAAAAAGGCTACACTAGAAAGAACCATTCTGACTGTACATCCTTCAGAAGCATCACCAGCTATTGTAGATGAACTGAAATCTCTGGTAAAAGCAATTGAAAGTGTATATTCAGTGACTGATTACATACTATCATTCTTTGCATAGATTTGTGTTTGAGGTTTTGCATAATtttgttgaaagaaaaatagtaaCAAAAGAAGGGCTCCAAAAGTAGgctaaaatataacaaaatattaaaatataatagtatTCCATCAACAGCGAAGAAATGGatgtatgttttttattttcatttcttttttgtgTTTCGCAGATTTTTGAGTGAACTATTTATCATTCTCTTGAATGTTCTTTCAGGCCATTGGACCTGCAAAACATAATTTGTGCTTAGAGTCAGAAATGGGTGGTGGTACCAGTCGGCCAAGAAGGTTGAGAATCGGCTCTGCATCAAGGTTGGTCCCCCAACCCCCCTCTCCtccaccaaaataaataaataaataaataaataaaaaataaaatgcccACTCGTGTTTATATGGATAAATAAATACACTAATAAAACAAGAATATTTTCGttcatattaatttttgtaGCATTCACTAGTACGTTATGTATTCTATAAGCTGGTTAGATACTTTTAGTTGTTCATAATTAAGCTTGATTAATTGATAAGAATGTTGTGGCTTTGTGAAAGAAAATTCGGTCAAACTTCTGCAATGCTAGTTTTTATTCAGTTCTAGATACTTTTGATACTTCGGCAATGAAGGTATTAACTGTCTATCTAACTTGTTTCTAGTGATGTGCATACACCAAGGAACATGTCATGCCCCGTTTCTCCCCTTGGACAGCGGCCTTTGGGAACATTTGATGTGGCTGGAAGAGTGCCTACAGTTCCAGTAGTTAGTCCTCGTACCACATCTGGCCTATCCACACCATTCAATGATAGTGGTCGTACAATCTCGTTTCATAGAAACAAGCAGCCGATGTTCTCACATGAAGCTGCATGTCTGATGCCAAGGTCTCAGGATGGGTTTCATTATCAGGATCTTACACATGATGCCCTTCGAGTAACCATACCTTCTCGGGATGTAATAATTTCATCTGATGATGATGCTCTTGCAACCAATTATAAGAGGGTTGTCCGAAGAGAATTTTATAATGTGCCTCAAACGCCCATGAGGGATTGTGTTCGGATGAATACTTACTTAGATTGCCGAGCCAGTACTCCCAGGCAAGGCCCGACAACACAAATGGCATGTCACCTGCACTTCAGTGACCAGAGGGGACACCGTGCATGTGAATAATAAACGTTCTAAGACGGTATATACATCATAGGGTGCATTAGCATAAACATATACCATAAACATGCTGGAGGAATATAGTTTAACTATTATCTATAGTCAAACGTGAGTGTTTTGCGCGGGGATGTAAGCGTTCCCCAATTGACTCATGTTTGAGACAGTAGTTTACAGAGTGGGACCAAAACCCCTTGTAGATGCAAAATTTGCTGTCCTCACCCAaggtattttatatttcatCATCTCAGCTGAAAATGGTGGAGGGACCAAAAAGCAGATTTGTAGAAACATATTTACtgtatagaatatatatataactagaAAGTAGAAACTCAACACAATTTTGAGTTTAGCTAGAATTTCCTCCATTTTGAATAATGTTCTGTGGGATTGTGTGCTACAAGAGGCGTTGTATTGAATAAACTttatatatttcaaaaataaatctaCCTCTGTCTGGACTTTTTGCTGGAAGGAAAGTCATTACTCTTTTGCAAATTGAAAATGCAAAGGCTTCATGTAATGTATATGCCAAATTATAGCACTCCTTGGGTGGTTATGCATCGCGTCTTAAATTTACATATATACAGCTTATACAGCTTGTGAGCAAGTTTCTATTCTGCTAAACATTTTTTCAAT
The genomic region above belongs to Arachis duranensis cultivar V14167 chromosome 3, aradu.V14167.gnm2.J7QH, whole genome shotgun sequence and contains:
- the LOC107479929 gene encoding mitogen-activated protein kinase kinase kinase YODA isoform X2, with translation MPIWWVKSKEVKERKKSKRESIIDAIQQKFKNASEKIRNDKSKGSRRHVIGTRSEKQSQSVVASRISSPSSTYVSRCRSFSELERPLFQQLPLSGSHLPVVSDANSGICLPSRMERASGSKQSPYCPLPASGVVSNRGYPTDAEGYIDTASVSSDSSGYSGDSSDSHLISPLATDYEIGNRATINRSFRLVHRNRSPVTFQNDLGASSSPAPQMCGVKNPSTSPKRSRLHLPNLKIGRTCGLFSAQERSTSSPSRSPVRALGPDQLLNSALWTGKPCPYAASGNYSSPGSGQNSDVGDLPGQVILPLNRYSPECSPIPSPRMTSPGPRSRIQGGAVTPLHPRAGTFPLEITTRHPDDVTKKTHPLPLPPITVTSYCLSPNYSSSTTPSAPRSPARAEIQTSQVSRWKKGKLLGRGTFGHVYLGFDSESGEMCAMKEVTLFADDAKSRECAQQLQQEIMLLSQLQHPNIVRYYGSETVEDKLYIYLEYVSAGSIYKLLREYGQLGENAIRNYTRQILLGLAYLHAKNTVHRDIKGANILVDPNGQIKLADFGMAKHITGESCPFSFKGSPHWMAPEVVHNSNDCNLAVDIWSLGCTVLEMATTKPPWSQFEGMKKLPEAPEHLSEDGKDFVRLCLQKNPQDRPSAAQLLEHSFVKKATLERTILTVHPSEASPAIVDELKSLAIGPAKHNLCLESEMGGGTSRPRRLRIGSASSDVHTPRNMSCPVSPLGQRPLGTFDVAGRVPTVPVVSPRTTSGLSTPFNDSGRTISFHRNKQPMFSHEAACLMPRSQDGFHYQDLTHDALRVTIPSRDVIISSDDDALATNYKRVVRREFYNVPQTPMRDCVRMNTYLDCRASTPRQGPTTQMACHLHFSDQRGHRACE
- the LOC107479929 gene encoding mitogen-activated protein kinase kinase kinase YODA isoform X1, with the protein product MPIWWVKSKEVKERKKSKRESIIDAIQQKFKNASEKIRNDKSKGSRRHVIGTRSEKQSQSVVASRISSPSSTYVSRCRSFSELERPLFQQLPLSGSHLPVVSDANSGICLPSRMERASGSKQSPYCPLPASGVVSNRGYPTDAEGYIDTASVSSDSSGYSGDSSDSHLISPLATDYEIGNRATINRSFRLVHRNRSPVTFQNDLGASSSPAPQMCGVKNPSTSPKRSRLHLPNLKIGRTCGLFSAQERSTSSPSRSPVRALGPDQLLNSALWTGKPCPYAASGNYSSPGSGQNSDVGDLPGQVILPLNRYSPECSPIPSPRMTSPGPRSRIQGGAVTPLHPRAGTFPLEITTRHPDDVTKKTHPLPLPPITVTSYCLSPNYSSSTTPSAPRSPARAEIQTSQVSRWKKGKLLGRGTFGHVYLGFDSESGEMCAMKEVTLFADDAKSRECAQQLQQEIMLLSQLQHPNIVRYYGSETVEDKLYIYLEYVSAGSIYKLLREYGQLGENAIRNYTRQILLGLAYLHAKNTVHRDIKGANILVDPNGQIKLADFGMAKHITGESCPFSFKGSPHWMAPEVVHNSNDCNLAVDIWSLGCTVLEMATTKPPWSQFEGVAAIFKILQMKKLPEAPEHLSEDGKDFVRLCLQKNPQDRPSAAQLLEHSFVKKATLERTILTVHPSEASPAIVDELKSLAIGPAKHNLCLESEMGGGTSRPRRLRIGSASSDVHTPRNMSCPVSPLGQRPLGTFDVAGRVPTVPVVSPRTTSGLSTPFNDSGRTISFHRNKQPMFSHEAACLMPRSQDGFHYQDLTHDALRVTIPSRDVIISSDDDALATNYKRVVRREFYNVPQTPMRDCVRMNTYLDCRASTPRQGPTTQMACHLHFSDQRGHRACE